The Arachis ipaensis cultivar K30076 chromosome B05, Araip1.1, whole genome shotgun sequence nucleotide sequence ACTATGCCAGAATCTGTCACGAATCCAAAACCTCCAAGTCAGGAGAAGTCTCTTGCCAATCCAAATGATCAATCTCAGGTAAAGCCTGCTACTAATCAAAAGCCAAAATCTCCCACTAATCCACAGTCGAAGCCTCCTATTAATCAAAAGCCAATGCCTCCTACGAAGCCTATTCTCCCTAAAAGTGTGTCAACAGCAACATCCAACTCCACACTAAAATCCACATTCAAGAAGAAAACGACAACAACCACCCATAATTTTAGGCCTTGTACGAGGAGTGTTGCTAAGGGAAAGGCGATGTTGCAAGCACGACAGGAGGGAGGTGATGCACTATCCTCTGATTCATATGATAGTGACGAAGATAGTTTGTATAAGCCAATGATCGAAGATAGTTCTTcgtctgatgatgatgattatgataatGATGTTTGTAAGGCTAAGACTGTTAAAAAAGACATCAGATTTAAACATGCTCCTGCTACTGCGTTTGCTAAGGATAAAGAGCAAGTTACTATTGAGGATGATGCATTTGTTGAGGAGGTCTCAGATGGGGATGTGGACCTATGCTTTGTGGGTGGAATAGGGAATGAtgcatataatgcatatgatccAGGGGTTGACTCAGATGGGGCAAATTCATGGCATTCTGAAGAAATGAAGACTCCCCCGAATTCAGAGGATGAGGGGGCAGATGAGGAGTCCGAAGATGTTTGTTCTGTGTTCAGAGAAGGTATAAGATTTGGAGAACTGCAACTGGAAGTTGGCATGAAATTCAACACAAAATAGAACTTTAAAGAGGCTGTTAGGGAGTTCACAATCCAAGAGGGCAGACGGATTAGGTTCAGGAAGAATGACAATGTGAGGATGAGGGCTACATGTCAGGTGAAAGGATGTAATTATAACCGCATCCTCTGATATACTACAATTCTTGTAGGCTGCTGAAGTTTGTACCATCACTAAGTCAAGACCGGATAAGCTCCCACCAAAGAGAAAATCATCTATCTCACCAACTTCTGCCCATGCGCCAGTTAATCCCATGCAAGGTGCTAGCTCAGGAACAGCTGCAAGACTTGGCAGTATCCTCAAGTTCATTCCCACTCCGGGATTATTCAAGGCACCTAGGAAGAAAAATTGAAGACTCTTGCTTGTTGTATTGGGAGTTATTTTATATAAGACAATTTGAAAGTAATTTTGTATAACATGCTTGTTCGGTTAGGTTTATTTTGTTACCAGACATAtggttatgtttattttgttagcATCACCTTCTTATGGCTTTGTAAGGCAGTCAAAACTTATGAATCATGACTTTgttaatttaaaatgataaatATATTTTGCTATTGCTATATTTTGCTATTGCTATATATCCAGATTTTCTTTAGTGGTACAAAAACAGTTAGTATCTCTAACAGGTTGGCTAACACAGTTACATGTTGAGCAACCTTTTTTCATTCATGCAAATATTATACATATGAACTCAATCGCATCATTACTCAACATTGAGATCAAAGTTTGCAAAATACCACTAGTAAGAACAACAGCATTACAGAAACAACCATAAACAATAATTTGATCATAAATTTTTGACTCCTAACATCCGATTCTAATTTTTTCAGCCTCCAACTTTCTATCATCTTCTGCTCATCATTATAGTTAAGACTTTCTGATTTTGCAGACACAGCCTTTTGCCCAACATCTGCCCAAACAAACAAACCACACCATCTTTTACCAATTGTCTGCAATCAACGAATGTTTCAATAACCAAATTAGAAGTTGGGGAAGGAATGAAAAATCAGGAAAAATCAACAATTATAGCTAACATTATAATTTGGCCATCCAAAAAAGGGCTTATTTGGGTTGGAATATGTCCCAAACCACCGAAGCATAGGTCGGCAGCCGCAACCACACCATTCTGGTACACGCGTAGTCCTGCTACGATTTTGGGTCTTTGCCCTGTATCCATTGCTTGTTGACCGTATCGAGTTCCCACTGGCTTGCCCTTCACCTCCAAACATTGCTTCAGAGCTTCAATGGTGGACCAGAATTATGGGAcgaaggaaagaagaagagataCTAGTTATAATAACGATTCTTAGCTTTTAGGGTTTTAATGGAACCAGATACCACATTGGGTACAAAATTCAGATTCGCCACATCAGCTAGCCGTTGCTGGCTCCAGCGTGGTATTAGAGGTGTCAGATCATCCCTCCATTTGCTGACTTGGCGTCGAAAAGGATTGCAGGGCAATTATGAGTCTCGGAACTAAATGTGAGGAATGATGTTAGTAAATTTTAAAAGTCAAAGACAAATATGAGTAATTCGTCTAATCTCAGAAATCACTTTGAGGTTTTAGTCACTTTCTTAAAGTATATCTAGAACTAATTAAATAAATCAGAGCACAAAATTCAATAAACATATTGAGACAATAAGTCACGGAAACCGCAACCGCGAGTGGGACACACATATTATAAGATTACACACTTTGGATTTTGTCCTTAGTGATGTGGAAAAAGAGAAATGAGGATCAACTCTAACacaaatcacagaaaaacataaaaatataaaaaaaataaccacACATGATTTTGTTGATGATATGTATGGAATGAAACATGAATATGCCAACACATATGAATACGTGGCCACCTTTTAGCATTGGAGAAACCAGGTGTCTCACCAAAGTGTTGCTCTTATACACCACTTTCACAACACTTTTCACCCATGCAAAAGAccccttcttctttctctctcgtTATCATCACCACCCTTTATCAAAGTTCCATTCTTTTCATCACTACTACTACTATTTTGTTGCTGAAAAGAAAACAACATCAAGAATATATCTTCTCTTCTAAGCTTTCTTTTTGTGAATTAAGGAACAACAATAACACATATACACATTGACATTTTAAGGAACATAAGAACAtaaacatacatatatatatttgttgTGTTTGAAGGAAGAATCTTAATTAGTAGCATTATATTATGGCTACTAGAAGATATGCTTTTGGGAGGGTTGATGAGGCAACACACCCTGATTCCATGAGGGCTACCTTAGCTGAATTTGCATCCACTTTCATCTTTGTCTTTGCTGGAGAAGGCACTGGCCTTGCTCTAGGTCTGTATTTCAATAAATTCATGGTTTTATTTGAATGTCTTCTTGTCCATTTGTATTGATTAGGTTATATACAATATAGTAAGGTTACACTTAAATAATATAGTTATGGTCTTATAACTTTTTTAGTTCTATGAAAAATTTTCAGTCTAATTGtagtttccttttttttttttttttacaaaaaaaattgtttttcatGCTTTCTAGGaacaaatatatattaatttttcctcttattttaaaaatattgctTAAAAAGTTGAAGGTGAGATTTAATTTAAGGTAGCTTGGATATTTTTGTATTATTGTGTTGATCTAAACTaactactttaatttaatttaatttattaatcatATAATCAAGAATAATAGATGCATGCTAGATTACTTGAtggatttttatatatttattttataattacagATAGGATATACAAGGATGAAGCATTCTCAGCTGGAGAACTGTTGTCACTTGCACTTGCACATGCATTTGCACTATTTGCGGCGGTTTCTGCTAGCATGCATGTCTCCGGTGGTCATGTCAACCCGGCGGTGACCTTCGGAGCTCTCATCGGCGGCAGAATCTCCGTCGTCCGTGCCATCTATTACTGGGTTGCTCAACTTCTAGGTTCTATAGTGGCTTCCCTCTTGTTGAGGCTTGTCACCAACAACATGGTAATatacaaattttttattgagCTTTAGCTTTAAGCTATTATTAGTTAGGTCAATTGAAAATAAAGTTTAGGCAAAATCATCACATCAtgtaaatattatattatatgtatggtctcctgttttagggttttcttaattattattaactatgtcaatcacaaaataaattaagaaacttATAATATTTATGTATTTGGNNNNNNNNNNNNNNNNNNNNNNNNNNNNNNNNNNNNNNNNNNAAATGTTTTGAAtgaatagaattaaaaaaaaaaagaaggaggagaaaatTAGATTAGAATTTAATCCTTTGGATCAAGTTACTCTTAAAATTTGGGTAAGGGTCTAATGATTAATtctgtattttattattttactaagttcatattttttaattttttcttgatctatttttttttttttgcattgaaATGGGTGAATGTAGAGACCAGGAGGGTTCCATGTGACATCAGGGCTTGGAGCAGGACATGGGCTTATACTTGAGATAGTGATGACATTTGGGCTTATGTATATAGTATATGCCACTGCTATTGATCCCAAAAGGGGTTCTATTGGGGCCATTGCACCTTTGGCAATTGGGCTCGTTGTTGGAGCAAACATCCTTGTTGGAGGCCCATTTGATGGGGCCTGCATGAACCCAGCACTTGCTTTTGGGCCTTCCTTGGTGGGCTGGAGATGGCACTACCACTGGATCTATTGGGTTGGCCCACTCATTGGAGCAGCCATTGCAGCAATCATGTATGAGTACATTATCATCCCAGTTGAGCCTCCTCATACTCATCAACCTTTGagacatttatatatatatattccaaacGAAGATGAGTGTCTACAAGTAACAACAAAAACATTACACATCtacagtgtgtgtgtgtgtgtttgccTGTAAAATCTGGCAACCCAAGGAGCAAGTTCAGTGTTATGAGGAGTTCTTGGGTTGGCAGAATAATAGTCAGACCAAAAGCAAGGATTGAGTCTCTCAGAAAATTTGTTTTCAGCATAAATGCAAAATGGTAGCCAATTTTCACCTCCATTCATTCTCCTCTTCCTCTCCCTTGGATATGCCAATGGTGCTTGCACATACCTTCAATGCAATGCAATTATTAGGAAGAAACACTTTAGATCATACAAGTTCTGATACCATGTGATGAACCATTTATTCCAAAAGATTAAACTGATAGGAAGAATCACATAAATACCTATATTTCTAACATTTGATGAAATTCTACAATCATCATTAATGTACAAATACCTGATACCATCAACAACAGCATCCCAACAAAAGTGAGTATGGCCAAACACATGGCAAGCAGATGATGAATCCTTCCTTCCCTCAGCACCATGAATAGACCTTATTCTATCTTCAAGAGAGTCTGAACCAATTATTTTTGGAAGCTTAGGATAAAATAACATCCTCTTCTCTGGACACAGTTCCTGCCTGTCAATCATATAAAGCCACAATCAGAATAAATATCATATGCAAAGAAGAATAACCAAGAATTTAAGCAAAGCATCAAAGCAACAATTTCAATGACAGGTTGATTTATCACCTTGGAACAAAATGGGAAAAGGTAATAATGTGATCACATTTCATCTTAACCTCCTCCATCATCTCCAGTTGCTTATCATTAATGGCATCAAAATACATTGAAAGGGACATATCTCCATTTGAAAGTCCTTGTGGCCACTTACACGCATGGAAGTCTTTACATGCCTATCGaaaaatataatagaaaaagaaaaaaaaatcattttaggTACAAATTCACATCAAGATCAGTCTATTTGGCAGCATTTATGCCGATCAAGATCAAAATCAACCATGACTTTCAGATCCATATAAAGAATGGTAAAGCAATCCCAGAGCAAcataaagaaataaaaacaagATTGCTATTAGAAATGGATATTTCTATAATAATCTGTGCACATAGTATTCTGGATCTAAACAGACACAAGGTATTGTAGTTCCCTAATGGAGATCTTACAGGAAGTCTGGAACAGAAACCGAACAATGGAGTGTTTACCGTAATATCACATAATCTTAGGGGAGATCAATATAAGTTATTGCTAAGAGATAATAACATGAAGTTCTTATGCAGGCACTCCTTAATTGAAAAAATGGCTTACTAGGAGTAAAGAGAATAGTCACCATCTCCAAAGGCGGGATGTGAAATCCCGTTATGTCCTTCTCTCTGTCAAAGCTCTGCGAAAGAAGATGATTGAACATTCAAATAGACTGCCCTTAAGCAGCAAATTGGATCCGGCATATCATGGTATGAAAGAATTAGGAGGTAACAAAATTTGGCACTATGGAAGTAATCACCTCATGGTACCAAGAGAACAAGGGAATGATTCCTAATTCACCTATAACCATTGGTTGTGTTTCAACTCCAAGTGCCTTACATGCTTCAAGCAACTTATCCAGCTTTTCAACAGAATCAACCTAATGACATATCAATGAAAACTTTATCagaataaaaggattatatagtACATAAAGGAGCCAAGCCAACAACATCAATGCATATATTGACAAACAATGGTTGCATATTTAAATTCTAGCTATTAGGCCACCCTTTTCTCCTAATTTGAGTCACATAAAACTCAATTCTCTAGGCTATAGATATCATAACTTCATCAATAATAGCTTGTAAATTCTAGTACTAACACATGTATTTGAGCTACAcagaacaataacaacaactaaGTTGTGTCTTGCTAGGTGCGATTGGCTACATGGACCAAATCAAAACCATAGGGTTCTGTCATAGACCATATCTATGTTCAGCATATAATGCAATGACCTTACATATTTTTGTCCCTCGCGACGGCACCAAAGGTCATGATTTCCAGGCACATAGAACACATGCTCAAATCTTTCTTTCAAGAGAGACATTGTCACAACAAACAAGTCATATGTCTCAGAAACATCACCAGCCACAAGAAGAATATCATTCACGTTGTGCTTCACATTGTTCAGGCACTTCACCCAATTCAAGTTCTCAGCATAGTCAGTGTGCAAATCAGACACAACAAACACACGCAAACCCTCACCGTTCCCCAAAGGAGAAGGAAACTCTATCTGGGGCCTTGAAATTCCACCCCTTTTCATGTGTCTCCCATAACTGCTTTTAACAGATACTTGTTTGGAGAAACAAACAGAGTGGTGAGGATGTTGATACAGTGTGAGACACGAAGGGTTAAACCTCACCACCATGAGCACACCCCAAAAAGCTGAAACCAAAAAATTCAATCTTTGATCTGCAATGATTCAAATTCACCACAAAAACATTGTCATATTAGTCAAATGGGAAAAGGGTTGTTGATAATTAGCTTCTAACAGCATAATTGGGTTCAAATTTTGCAACTTGAAGTAATACATAGGAGTTCgatctaataaaaaaaaaaaaaaacgtgttAGACGCAGAGAAAGATCTGGGGACCTGAACCCGGTCAAGCAAACGAATTTGTAGAATATTCAGATTGGAAAATCGAAAAAGAACTCAACTTGATGCTAAATTGCTGAAGGGTCACTCAAAAATGTGATTGTGAGTTGAATAAGGAAATTAGCTGCAAACAACCCTAAAATTAACTCCCTTGTTCGTTAATTGTTTTAAAGCAAGAACATAATGGAAAACAAGTGAATGATAGTAACTTAATGAATGacataacaaatttaaaataggACAAGGGGTATTCGGTTTAATGCGTACGAACTCAATTGATGCTATACTTGCATTATACAATAATAATACGTATATATATAGGTGTCAATTAGGTCCAATTTTTCAGCTTGAAAAGTACCACTTCTAATCACTCCATGCACTAAACTCTTTCGTATATGTTTGAATTGCCGTATGTATATATAATTCttgataaattattttattccATTATTGATGGACTACTTTAGAATAATTAAATTGTTGTTATAATGTCATCAAATGATTTTTTGTTATTTGTAAATTTACCATAGCATGtttattgatttttttgaaaaagtataaATAGATAACGAGAATACTAAACAATATGAATAATAGATATGTCGGATGTTCAATTTAATAGGTATGCAGAtaattatgttcattatttttaattggatggttatttcttttgattcgatTTATTTATGCACAATTAACAATGACTGGATATTCAATTTACCAAATGTACAGATGATTATCCTAATGTTAAGGTTTATGAGGTAATTTAGGATTGAGTATTTTTTTCACTTTATTGGGTCAATTTTAAAAcccattattcatattatttacaaAAGTTATTCTCtacttaataaaatttatttttttccattttgaTTTATTATAACAATGAttgttcaaatttaaaatttccaGTTGCTAAACTGAGCaatcattttaaaattataatagtttatctaaaaaattatcaatgaaaAATTTAAGTGAATCTAATTCATtctgaaaatttgctttaaaggTAAAAATTgtcttatatattatatatatttataaaaactaTCAAACATTTTTTAGACAATATTTATAGTTTAGGGATGAGAGAACTTTTAATTTGAGGAACCATATTGGTGaataaatgaaaatagaaaaagtaaaaataaaatgtatGATGTTAGGTAGAAGTGTTCATGAGTTGGATGAAATTGGGTTTGTTCTGACTTAGATTCAATTTTAAATATACACTGGGTCTATTTTTTAGAGTCTAATTCGATTTTAAACTCGATAAAACCTAAATATTTTTGGGTCACAACTATACCGAGTCCAAATCGGATAAAAATTGggtctttaaaattttaacaataatttataaagaaacttatttataaaaaaacttatttatgatgcacttatttataaagaaaaaactTGTTACCGAAAAATTGATATCcatatttgaacttgaatttgtttataaattctaatttgatgcttctttgatctatttttctaattcaacaagtgtgagataaaacaataagcttataattaatataacataatattgaaattaatttaaaacatatacaTATCTTTTTTAGTTTTCTTAGGGTGCACATGGatcgggtgaagccgggttcgtCTTGactcggacccgacccgaaataatgaccgagtctatttttgagacctttACCCGACCTTAAACCCGGTAAAATCataccaaattagcccctaaaataTTCGGGGTCTTAGGACCGGGCTGTGCCATATACACCCCTAGAGTTAGGGGCGTTCATGGGCCGGGTGAAACTGGGTTTCTCCTGACCCAAACCCGACCCTAAATATACACCAGATCTATTTTTTAGACCATAACTCGACCCTATACCCAATAAAACCTAAATATTTTTGGGCCACAACTATATCGGGTCTTTAAAactttaacaataatttataaagaaaaaactTGTTACCGAAAAGTTGTTATTcatatttgaacttgaatttgtccATAGATTCTAATTTGATgcttttttgatttattttctaattcaacaagtgtgattaaaaataaaataataaatttataaattataattaatataacataatattaaaattaatttaaaacatatatatttttttagtccCTTAAAATACACATAAATCGGATAAAGCCGAATTTGCATTGACCTGGATCTGACCTAAAATGATGATTGAATTTATTTTTAAGATTCTTATTCGattttaaatagaataaaatcaaaccaaattaaCTTTTAAAATATTCGGAACTGAATCGGACAAGATCATATACAATCCTATATAATGTAGTAAATTTACTAATAATAAAAGATAATTTAGgataaaatttagttattttgaaAAGTTCCATCAATGGAGTTGCCATGGAGATCAGAGCTATATGAAATAGATTGTCATGTTCATTGCGGGTTCATGGAGTCTAAGGTGGCCATAATttccctattttttttttaaataatttagtaGTTGATCTGACTAGTAGtagtattatatatataatatatgtgtATTATGGATTGAATATATATATGTTAATAACTTACTATATTAAGAGTTCCCTAGTAAGCCTAACAGATTCgaatataagataaataaaaatgttacaaataaTTTTTGATAAAATTACACTTTCTAGAATGAATAATTACATAattgaacaaaaataaaataaataaatatagatggatcctgcctgtgacatatggagcagatGACGCCTAAAAACTCAACAAGGAATAGAACCCATTGCATGTCATTACTCTTGAATAGACAAGCTCACATAATCAAATACTTATtcctgaaaatatttttaaaaagaaaagggtgagttttgcaactcagtgactagacagtACATTTATAATTCACATGAGACTATCTAAACAttattatgaaaataattttagttagaaaataataatttatatgaataagtgaatcaataagggatgGTGGAAGGCAGCAGCATTTCGGCTACGAGCTCCAACAGAGCTCCCCTTTTTCTCTCCCGTTCGTGCCCTCCTTTTCTGCCTTGTTTGGCGACAACGATGACCTCAGCTGGGACGGCGACGGTCTCGATCAACGGCAGCGGCGCTACTCGAAGGTCCATGGACGGCGGTGACAGAAGCAAGGCACGACAGCGACGCTTGGAAATGGCAGTGACATACGCGGTGGGGTGCATTGTTGACGGAACGGCGATGGGGCAGTAGCTTGGCGTCAACGAGCGTGACAGTGGcactttctttcccttcttcccCACTTTTGCATCTGAGTGTTGTCCGTGAGTGAGAGTGGCGGATGAAATAAGGGTTAGGGTTTCCCTCTTTGGTTTCTGTtctcttccctttctctctttctttctcctgTTTGTGGGTGTATGTATTGTAATGAAATTAGGGTAAGATTGGGGATTTTGGATTTGGGTTAAGGTTGGAAAAAGAGGGATAAGGATAGTTTAGGGATTTTGATAAAATTTGAGGGTAGGGTAGTAATAAAAAAATTGGagtgttacattctaccctccttacaaaaattttcgtcctcgaaaattgatacaatatGAAAAACGTTAAATGGTTTTAGCATTTTGCCAAACATGAGAAAGAAATATAATCGGGCACAAATGGTTACAATATAGGTTTGTGTTAAAAAGAGGTGGTTAACATTCACACTCTCTTGTTCCCTTAATAAGTCAACCACATATGGCGCTTTTCACTTTGTTCTTCACTCCCAAAGTACATCCGAAAATCAAACATCAGGACTAACTTTTTCACTTGTACCAAAATCCCCTTAACTTGCTCCTCAGAATACTCCTACTTCATAATCTTCTTGACGTTGCACATTTACAAGTTTTACCTTCCGATCTACGAACCATGTCCTAAAACTAGCATATCGCTTGTTATATCTAGGGATTACACGTTAACCAATAGAATCTTAAGTTTACTCAAAGGAATACAAAGTTTAGGAAGAGAAGAACAAGTATCACAGATGAGATTCACAAGAATTCAAAAGGATGTGTAGGATCACAATTAAACAAGGATGTATAGAAACAATGAAACGTGCCAAAAGAGAGTCAAACCACATCTTAACAAGGAAATTTGAATCGAGGAACTTCGATggaaacaataaaagaaagatgGAATATTAAATCGAAACAAATTCAAGCTGAATAAAAAAAAGCAACTAGCTCAGACGAGATGACCACTAAAGTCGATGGCAATGTTCACGAAGGTTTAAGAGAATGATTAGGAACACAATCAAGCAGGGATATGCATAAGCAAGAGGACAAAATCAACAACAGAAAAAGCAAAGTtcaacataaattaaaaatatgacAACACAATTTAGAATAGCCAACTTGACAgtcataaaaattgaaaacagtgtCACAAAAATCAGTATGCTTCCTTTCCCGTTCTATAGAAACCTTCAACGAAGTGCCTTTAGATTATTATCATGACCTTGGATATTAAGTAACTATGTCATTAATAGATAGGTTATGTAAAACATGACGGAAGAATATAAGCAATCATCTCGTTATCCTCTAAGCCAACATTTACATGTACATCTAACTTATTATCATTGTAAAATACACGCAAATATTTTCATATGATCATACAGTTATGACTTAATTTATAAATGAAGCACATATAAGATaatgaaaataaaactaaaatttgacGTGATTGCAATTAACTTAAGCTAACATTAGTTATAATAACTGCTACTTTTTATTTTGTCTAAATCTTTAAACGTAATTTAGCTTTCAATATAATTCAAGCACATAGAAAAAGAATCTtatgaaattaaagtaataaGACTAGAGTTTTatttaaaactggttttatttcaaaattcaaactggagAATTTTCAATAGAGGAAACAAGTTATTGTTATGTTAAGCATTCTGCAGAAAAATCAAATTTGACATCCACAATTCAAAAactcaccataaatcataaacttaacgGAAagttctcaaatcatctcaggctcataagccacttttactcaaggtaagtTTTCCTTTCTAAAACAATGCCACTcccggcatcctctttccaaaacttccataaccatggcaagttaaaggtttattttgaaatattcaaaatcatccatccaacaacgGGATTTTATAACAGAGTCCtcggcagagtctcaagtctttaggggagattaacataactcatttcctcaaattcacttaaaatcattaaaatcttggcttcctgatttgagtaaCAAAAAAGGATCTAAGCCAAATCGAGTCACGTAatcaattactcttttcaaagccgtttcctttacttaaacaaaaAAACAGCTTCAACCCCATGggaaattctaaagcgtttcaacggctcaaaaattgttttagtcttgcaaaaacTCAGAACTCAAGAGTACTTACTTAAGATTTTTCCCAAAACATTTTAGAATGAAACCTGTCAATAGacgttcaggttctttcaaagtcactgaAAATTCTCTTATTCAAATCCTCAagccaaattcaaaggcataaacccttttcacatttaaAATAGCCTTAAAGCATAAGTTCCATCTAAATAACTTGTTCACAAGAGaaatataatacttttcttaagaaacaagactaaatcacaattttctttttaataattcatttcaaaagcataagtCATTCATTTCTTAATAATTCAGATAAAATAGTAGAAGCCGTTAACTCATAAGTTTCCGAATAACATTTCTGTAAAGTCCCGGATTCTACCGGAATTTCGgcaacacctcccctaaaacttgaactttgccacccggttcgggtcccaacaaaacagtccacaatccttttcaacagccaaaaatccaaaatcagttcaaggcaagccaaatccaacagtcatctcaattccatatttcaaggaaaccgtttcaaaatcaaatcattatcagacgaataaactcatttctaaagctttaaagaaacggtcaACAACCATCATTTatcaaaccagatcatttaaagcaaaccAAGCTAaattcaagagtgtattctatttttcacatccccaagaaaattaactcaaatcaattctcaacgGATCAAACTCGAattcaaagctttaaaagaatcaacttcaaaagcatttcgtttcacaaagccacacaacaatccattcatcaaaaccaAATAATAATCCATTCAAACATATAGTTACATTCATCCAAGACAATCAACATCACATAAGGCTTATACAATCACCAAATGTACattgtctcacatcagtatccatatgtaataattccaatataaaatatagttt carries:
- the LOC107644654 gene encoding uncharacterized protein LOC107644654 isoform X2, producing the protein MVVRFNPSCLTLYQHPHHSVCFSKQVSVKSSYGRHMKRGGISRPQIEFPSPLGNGEGLRVFVVSDLHTDYAENLNWVKCLNNVKHNVNDILLVAGDVSETYDLFVVTMSLLKERFEHVFYVPGNHDLWCRREGQKYVDSVEKLDKLLEACKALGVETQPMVIGELGIIPLFSWYHEACKDFHACKWPQGLSNGDMSLSMYFDAINDKQLEMMEEVKMKCDHIITFSHFVPRQELCPEKRMLFYPKLPKIIGSDSLEDRIRSIHGAEGRKDSSSACHVFGHTHFCWDAVVDGIRYVQAPLAYPRERKRRMNGGENWLPFCIYAENKFSERLNPCFWSDYYSANPRTPHNTELAPWVARFYRQTHTHTL
- the LOC107644654 gene encoding uncharacterized protein LOC107644654 isoform X1 encodes the protein MVVRFNPSCLTLYQHPHHSVCFSKQVSVKSSYGRHMKRGGISRPQIEFPSPLGNGEGLRVFVVSDLHTDYAENLNWVKCLNNVKHNVNDILLVAGDVSETYDLFVVTMSLLKERFEHVFYVPGNHDLWCRREGQKYVDSVEKLDKLLEACKALGVETQPMVIGELGIIPLFSWYHESFDREKDITGFHIPPLEMACKDFHACKWPQGLSNGDMSLSMYFDAINDKQLEMMEEVKMKCDHIITFSHFVPRQELCPEKRMLFYPKLPKIIGSDSLEDRIRSIHGAEGRKDSSSACHVFGHTHFCWDAVVDGIRYVQAPLAYPRERKRRMNGGENWLPFCIYAENKFSERLNPCFWSDYYSANPRTPHNTELAPWVARFYRQTHTHTL
- the LOC107644656 gene encoding probable aquaporin TIP-type alpha, with product MATRRYAFGRVDEATHPDSMRATLAEFASTFIFVFAGEGTGLALDRIYKDEAFSAGELLSLALAHAFALFAAVSASMHVSGGHVNPAVTFGALIGGRISVVRAIYYWVAQLLGSIVASLLLRLVTNNMRPGGFHVTSGLGAGHGLILEIVMTFGLMYIVYATAIDPKRGSIGAIAPLAIGLVVGANILVGGPFDGACMNPALAFGPSLVGWRWHYHWIYWVGPLIGAAIAAIMYEYIIIPVEPPHTHQPLAPEGGWLPPSAYRAFCIRHVAANFALTFKGKDARRLLVNAAYAKTEVEFQY